The genomic interval AAATCAAGCCTATGACTTTTCTCAACCCGAGCTTTTGATTTAAAAAGTGACTGGCTAGCAAGCTGCTCCAAATGGGCATCGTATACAGGATAATGGACGACTTTCCTGCTTCAACAAAGCGCATCCCATACATAATCAGGGCAAAAACCAAAACTGTTTGTATCAGTCCAAGAATGAGCAAGGGTTTCCATTGTAAGTTGTGAAAAGTAAGCCGGCGAAGCCCCCATAAAAGCAGAAGCAATGCCAATGATCCCACGGTAAAACGGAAAGCTGAAAAGGTAAACGGGCCCATATAATCCAAACCTACTTTCATCCATACCCAACCATAACCCCAGATAAACGTTATGGTTAGAATAAGAACGACGATAAACATCCTAGATGACGTAAATAAAGCCAAAGCTTGCCGCCACTTTTTCTGCATGTGACCCACTCCTTATCAATAGATTCTGTAAGGTCCCGTCAACTTCTAACCAGATTTTTTACATGTGGTTCATCTATAATATATTGGCAGATCTTTTATCATAAAGAATACTCGTAGCGGACCAAAATTTCCACTACGAGCCTCATTCCCTTTTAAGATCTCCCTTATCTCCATTTTTCCCGCGGGTACCAATTTTTTTTGACATAAAACCACTCAAGGCATTCCTGAACCATTGCAAATCATGTAATATAAAAATACGAAAAACGATTGAATGTGATAAACTTGGAGGTAGCAATGGAACTGTTGGAAGTGTTTAAGGCCTTGTCCAATGAAACGAGATTGCAGATCTTACAGTGGTTAAAAAATCCTGAAGTTCACTTTCCAAAATCGCAAAACACAAATATACGCGAAGACGGGGTTTGCGTGAGCGACATCCAAAAAAAAGTTGGAATGTCACAATCTACAGTGTCCCATTACCTGTCCATGCTTCAAAATGCCGGATTGATAAAAGCCAAACGAATCGGGCAATGGACTTATTATAAACGGGATGAGGAGAACATCAAAAAAATAATCGAATTGTTATCGAATGATTTATAAAAAAAATCCACGTTTACCATTTACGCCCTAAGCATCATTAAAATTTATACCTTGAAGTCATCTTATTTTTATAGTAATATATCGATATTTCTAGATATTTATATATAAAGGTGTGGAGGGATGATGATGAACCGGTTTGATAAGCATAAAGGATATTCACGCATGTTTAAAGAAAGTCATCTCACTCTTGGGTTGTTCTTTCCCATAGAATCATACGAGGGCAGCATTCCAAAAATGGACATTGACCAGCAAATGAAACTGGCCAAAAGAGCAGAAGAGCTCAATTTTGCTGCATTATTCGTCAGGGACGTTCCGTTACATGATCCTTATTTTGGGGATGTGGGCCAAATTTATGATCCTTGGGTCTATTTAGGATATATAGCCGCCCAGACAGACAACATTGCTTTGGGCACGGGAAGTATTATTCTAACCTTGCGTCACCCTTTGCATGTGGCCAAAGCGGCTGCTTCCATCGACCAAATTTCCGGCGAACGCCTGGTTCTCGGGGTGGCAACAGGAGATCGTCCT from Caldalkalibacillus uzonensis carries:
- a CDS encoding ArsR/SmtB family transcription factor encodes the protein MELLEVFKALSNETRLQILQWLKNPEVHFPKSQNTNIREDGVCVSDIQKKVGMSQSTVSHYLSMLQNAGLIKAKRIGQWTYYKRDEENIKKIIELLSNDL